In a genomic window of uncultured Flavobacterium sp.:
- a CDS encoding OmpA family protein — MGKILRTEKLTTFSELLIVIAGIGAILGGVYYISPGIKTAVSKQLNGIELNQTDVNNVTNAAKIALPSTELSSEVADKPLVRIGAYAWNAQSGIIVSNGGPKTTKGSLMEKNGVNLEIIRQDWLSELRNMQMKFIEEFDKGEAFPSSEKSVFAVIIMGDGAPFYISSVQKSLDEKYGKDKYHVQVMGAVGMSYGEDKLIGPPNWKSDPKSMKGSVISAVLGDGDWVTTVNYCFANGLKVNPDPTTYDAEAVNIYPSENDDYIKSAEELIKSQTTGWTVTLKEVVDGKLTGKSVNRKIDGCATWTPGDKTVFDKLTGFVDIVSTKEFNNQMPTTIIGVKEWAVKNPDIVSNILKSALTASNQMKNYEDWKVRASEAVAATYKLETPEYWYKMFKGQQGTKGGLTYNMGGSKVFNYADAMQYYGLSDGVNRYKSVYNQVAGYLTELNPFGFNENVGAVVPYDQAVNLFFLKNINDIESTSADKADYSSEAKEVVASGEWKINFNTGSSDISSSSSKEVEKIYNLLVQAENTKLTVVGHTDNVGNADSNLALSKSRAQAVVDYLKQKGIPANRFQLVDGKGQSNPIADNNTASGKALNRRVVITLLK, encoded by the coding sequence ATGGGAAAAATTTTAAGAACAGAAAAGTTAACAACCTTTTCTGAATTACTTATCGTTATTGCTGGAATTGGTGCAATTCTAGGAGGAGTTTATTATATATCTCCAGGAATTAAAACCGCAGTTTCAAAACAATTAAATGGAATTGAACTGAATCAGACAGATGTTAATAATGTTACCAATGCTGCAAAAATTGCACTTCCATCTACTGAATTATCTTCAGAAGTTGCAGACAAACCTTTAGTAAGAATTGGTGCTTATGCTTGGAACGCTCAGTCTGGAATTATTGTTTCTAATGGTGGTCCAAAAACAACAAAAGGATCATTGATGGAGAAAAACGGAGTTAATCTTGAGATTATTCGTCAAGACTGGCTTTCGGAATTGCGTAATATGCAAATGAAATTTATCGAAGAATTTGATAAAGGAGAAGCTTTTCCATCTTCAGAAAAAAGTGTTTTTGCAGTTATCATTATGGGTGATGGTGCGCCATTTTACATTAGTTCTGTTCAAAAATCACTTGACGAAAAATACGGAAAAGATAAATACCATGTTCAGGTAATGGGAGCAGTAGGTATGAGTTATGGAGAAGATAAATTAATTGGACCACCAAACTGGAAATCAGATCCAAAATCTATGAAAGGTTCTGTTATATCGGCAGTTCTTGGAGATGGTGACTGGGTTACTACTGTAAACTATTGTTTTGCAAACGGATTAAAAGTAAATCCGGATCCAACAACATATGATGCAGAAGCAGTAAATATTTATCCATCAGAAAATGATGATTATATTAAATCGGCAGAAGAATTAATCAAATCTCAAACAACAGGATGGACTGTTACTTTGAAAGAAGTAGTTGATGGAAAATTAACTGGAAAATCTGTGAACAGAAAAATCGATGGTTGTGCTACTTGGACGCCTGGTGATAAAACTGTATTTGATAAATTGACTGGATTTGTTGATATCGTTTCTACGAAAGAATTCAACAACCAAATGCCAACTACTATTATTGGTGTTAAAGAATGGGCTGTTAAAAATCCTGATATTGTTTCTAATATTTTGAAATCGGCATTGACGGCTTCAAACCAAATGAAAAATTACGAAGATTGGAAAGTAAGAGCTTCTGAAGCAGTTGCTGCAACTTACAAACTTGAAACTCCGGAATATTGGTACAAAATGTTCAAAGGACAACAAGGAACAAAAGGCGGATTGACTTATAATATGGGAGGTTCAAAAGTATTTAACTATGCTGATGCAATGCAATATTATGGTTTATCTGATGGTGTAAACAGATACAAATCAGTTTATAATCAAGTTGCAGGATATTTGACAGAATTGAATCCGTTTGGATTTAATGAAAATGTTGGAGCAGTTGTTCCTTACGATCAAGCAGTAAACTTATTCTTCTTGAAAAACATTAACGATATCGAATCTACTTCTGCAGACAAAGCAGATTATAGCAGCGAAGCAAAAGAAGTTGTAGCTTCTGGAGAATGGAAAATTAATTTTAATACTGGAAGTTCTGATATCTCAAGCTCATCTAGTAAAGAAGTAGAAAAAATTTACAATCTTTTAGTACAAGCTGAGAACACAAAATTAACGGTTGTTGGACACACTGACAATGTTGGAAATGCTGATTCTAACTTAGCTTTATCAAAAAGCAGAGCACAAGCAGTTGTAGATTACCTAAAACAAAAAGGTATTCCTGCAAATCGTTTCCAATTAGTGGACGGAAAAGGTCAAAGTAATCCAATTGCAGATAATAATACTGCTTCTGGAAAAGCACTAAACAGACGTGTGGTTATTACTTTATTAAAATAA
- a CDS encoding ATP-binding cassette domain-containing protein: MTHEYKETLLYVENLSVGYDDTIIIKDISLIEKDVIREGVDCTGQVVAFVGRSGRGKSTFFKALTGLIPTNSGKILIRDFENKEPNAAKPVSEGDIGFVDQKYTLFRHKTVTQALKFSLRKTTLSNTEKDEKIKLYLKEWGLENCKDKYPNELSGGQRQRTAIIEQLFSSDQFIVLDEPFSGLDVGNIEEVKKSFELLGKSSEFNTVIFSTHDIELAIELAQTIYVIGHPTINGKKENYGTIVAKYDLRDMGLSWKDYCDDHLKLSKEIIHQMMIS; the protein is encoded by the coding sequence ATGACACACGAATATAAAGAGACACTTTTGTATGTAGAAAATCTTAGCGTTGGTTATGATGATACAATTATTATAAAAGATATAAGTCTTATAGAAAAAGATGTAATTAGAGAAGGTGTTGATTGTACAGGTCAGGTTGTAGCTTTTGTTGGAAGATCAGGACGAGGAAAATCAACTTTCTTTAAAGCATTGACAGGATTAATTCCGACCAATTCCGGAAAAATATTAATTAGAGATTTCGAAAACAAAGAACCAAATGCAGCTAAACCTGTAAGCGAAGGAGACATTGGTTTTGTAGATCAAAAATATACTTTGTTCAGACATAAAACAGTTACTCAGGCGTTGAAATTTTCGTTAAGAAAAACAACACTTTCAAATACTGAAAAAGACGAAAAAATAAAGTTGTACCTAAAAGAATGGGGATTAGAAAATTGTAAAGACAAATATCCTAACGAACTTTCCGGCGGACAAAGACAAAGAACCGCTATTATAGAACAATTGTTTTCATCTGATCAATTTATTGTTTTAGATGAACCTTTTTCAGGATTAGATGTTGGAAATATCGAAGAAGTAAAAAAATCATTTGAATTATTAGGTAAATCATCTGAGTTTAATACCGTTATTTTTTCTACGCATGATATTGAATTGGCAATTGAATTAGCACAAACCATTTATGTAATTGGACATCCAACTATTAATGGAAAAAAAGAAAATTACGGAACTATTGTAGCAAAATACGACCTAAGAGACATGGGACTTTCATGGAAAGATTATTGCGATGATCACTTAAAATTATCAAAAGAAATTATTCACCAAATGATGATTTCTTAA
- a CDS encoding AAA family ATPase — MSKKNNPISIIEESFLSLKKYLETNVSTNEAVFTASFIIELQKETKQILEICNILNQDADFIQKLNETVNPVFSKGLLFKAEHFFLSDIIDLYEREPGLKNEKQEFVLAYYYDALRNKHFANENSVSELNQLVFTENFKNLLVKIKKENKIITSNVQQNYYILPEIIIEKKHKGLEEILIEYQNFIYFTFGKKFENTTAFSNYLGLNTKTSKTDKKEIDNLPEEDTLEKVLKELNELVGLAEVKKDVSELINLLEIQKKRSKQGLKNVEITLHTVFLGPPGTGKTSVARLLSRIFKHLGFLSKGQMFETDREGLVAGYVGQTATKVNNAVESSLGGVLFIDEAYALTQNAFGNDYGAEAVNTLLKRMEDHREDLAVVVAGYTEPMKIFIESNPGLRSRFNRYFHFDHFTPSELFQIFESFCSKSDFIISDEAKEKLTDTFELLYESKNESFGNARVVRNLFEKCVQNQANRIVKIKKLTNKVLKTFTEEDIPEPKETEQNVNLEMKSKEQ, encoded by the coding sequence ATGTCAAAAAAGAACAATCCAATATCGATTATTGAAGAATCATTTTTGTCTCTAAAAAAATATTTAGAAACAAATGTATCTACTAATGAAGCCGTTTTTACGGCTTCATTTATTATAGAACTGCAAAAAGAAACCAAGCAGATTCTAGAAATATGTAATATATTAAATCAAGATGCAGATTTTATTCAGAAGCTTAATGAAACCGTAAATCCAGTTTTTTCTAAAGGTTTATTGTTTAAAGCAGAACACTTTTTTCTTTCGGATATTATTGATCTTTACGAAAGAGAACCCGGACTTAAAAATGAAAAACAGGAATTTGTTCTGGCCTATTATTATGATGCTTTGCGCAATAAACATTTTGCAAACGAAAATTCTGTAAGCGAATTGAATCAGTTGGTTTTTACCGAGAATTTCAAAAACCTTCTTGTAAAAATTAAAAAAGAGAACAAGATAATTACTTCGAATGTTCAGCAAAACTATTATATACTTCCGGAAATAATTATCGAAAAGAAACATAAAGGTTTAGAAGAAATTCTTATCGAATATCAAAACTTCATTTATTTTACATTTGGTAAAAAATTTGAAAACACAACAGCTTTCAGTAATTATTTGGGTTTGAATACGAAAACATCAAAAACAGATAAAAAAGAAATAGACAATCTTCCTGAAGAAGATACACTGGAAAAAGTTCTGAAAGAATTAAACGAATTAGTTGGTTTAGCAGAAGTAAAAAAAGATGTTTCAGAATTAATCAATCTTTTAGAAATACAAAAAAAGCGTTCAAAGCAAGGATTGAAAAATGTTGAGATTACTTTGCATACCGTTTTTCTGGGGCCGCCGGGAACAGGAAAAACTTCTGTAGCAAGACTTTTAAGCAGAATTTTTAAACATTTGGGTTTTTTATCCAAAGGTCAAATGTTTGAAACAGACAGAGAAGGTTTAGTTGCAGGTTATGTTGGGCAAACAGCAACAAAAGTCAATAATGCAGTAGAATCAAGTCTTGGCGGAGTATTATTTATTGATGAAGCTTATGCATTAACTCAAAATGCATTTGGAAATGATTATGGAGCAGAAGCCGTAAATACACTTTTGAAAAGAATGGAAGATCATAGGGAAGATCTGGCTGTCGTGGTTGCGGGATATACAGAACCTATGAAAATTTTTATAGAATCAAATCCGGGATTGCGTTCACGTTTCAACAGATATTTTCATTTTGATCATTTTACACCTTCAGAATTATTTCAAATTTTTGAATCATTTTGCTCGAAATCTGATTTTATTATTTCGGATGAAGCCAAAGAAAAATTGACAGATACTTTTGAATTGCTTTACGAAAGTAAAAATGAAAGTTTTGGAAATGCCAGAGTCGTTCGGAATTTATTTGAAAAATGCGTTCAGAATCAGGCAAATCGAATTGTGAAAATTAAAAAACTCACGAATAAAGTTTTAAAAACATTTACAGAAGAAGACATTCCGGAACCAAAAGAAACGGAACAAAATGTTAATCTTGAAATGAAAAGTAAAGAGCAATAA
- a CDS encoding GNAT family N-acetyltransferase, producing MKLQIQELTTVEEMLAQIDTMRFLYPNMSIEKYKAYLSEMVPHNYIQIGVFENGVCLGITGCWSATKLWTGKYLEIDNFVVNPEVRSKGIGKLLTDYIEQKAIDSDCSSIVLDAFTGNFAAHRFYYNQGYGPKGFHFVKILDENKMTH from the coding sequence ATGAAACTGCAAATACAAGAACTTACAACAGTCGAAGAAATGTTGGCTCAAATTGATACAATGAGATTTCTTTATCCAAATATGTCCATCGAAAAATATAAAGCTTACCTTTCAGAGATGGTTCCGCATAATTATATTCAGATTGGCGTTTTTGAAAACGGAGTTTGTTTGGGTATTACCGGTTGTTGGTCAGCAACGAAACTTTGGACAGGAAAATATCTTGAAATCGATAATTTTGTCGTAAACCCAGAAGTTAGATCAAAAGGAATTGGAAAATTGCTGACAGATTATATCGAACAAAAAGCCATAGATTCAGATTGCAGCAGTATTGTTTTGGACGCTTTTACCGGAAATTTTGCTGCACATCGTTTTTATTATAATCAAGGATACGGACCAAAAGGTTTTCATTTTGTTAAAATATTAGATGAAAACAAAATGACTCACTAA
- a CDS encoding oligosaccharide flippase family protein encodes MGLYKNLFKQTAIYGLATVLPRMLSFLLVRLYTGILPTAEYGEVSIVLSWMVFFNVVLSYGMETAFFRFYSNEEDKKNVIATSTISIFWSSIIFLFVALIFRNTLANLAEVDVQYVTYTVWILVLDALVLIPFSKLRANQRPMVYAAIKIGNVIINLLLNIFFLIYLPKLAASNPNSVWDNLYVENFQIAYIFIANLLASLATFIVLSPNYLSLGRKFDPVLWKKMMKYGLPILVAGLAFAVNEHFDKILLGYLLPENLAKSEVGAYSACYKLGLFMVLFATAFRLGIEPFFFSHAKNENAPQTYAVITKYFVILGSLILLGVIVFADVLKYLLLDNKSYWEAMKVVPLIILANFFLGIYNNLSVWYKLTDKTKIGAYISIVGAIVTLVLNYFLIPKYSYYGSAIATISAYGSMMLISYILGNKYYPIPYDMNKIGAYLGISIVFSAISFYGFRENYFVGIPLFLAFIYFVYHNEKETIKGIMNRK; translated from the coding sequence TTGGGATTATATAAAAATCTATTCAAGCAAACTGCTATTTACGGATTAGCTACGGTTTTACCACGAATGCTAAGTTTTCTATTAGTTAGATTGTACACAGGTATTTTACCAACGGCAGAATACGGAGAAGTTTCGATCGTTTTGTCCTGGATGGTTTTCTTTAACGTGGTACTTTCTTATGGAATGGAAACCGCTTTTTTTAGATTTTACAGCAATGAAGAAGATAAGAAAAACGTAATTGCAACATCTACAATATCCATCTTTTGGTCGTCGATAATTTTCTTATTTGTAGCTTTAATTTTTAGAAACACACTAGCAAATCTTGCCGAAGTTGACGTACAATATGTTACCTATACCGTTTGGATTTTAGTTTTAGATGCTTTGGTTTTAATACCATTTTCTAAACTAAGAGCGAACCAAAGACCAATGGTTTATGCAGCGATTAAAATTGGGAATGTAATAATCAATCTATTATTGAATATTTTCTTCTTAATATATTTGCCTAAACTTGCGGCTTCAAATCCTAACTCAGTTTGGGATAATTTATATGTAGAGAATTTTCAAATCGCGTATATTTTCATTGCAAATCTTTTGGCGAGTTTGGCCACATTTATAGTGCTTTCGCCGAATTACCTTTCATTGGGAAGAAAATTTGATCCGGTTCTTTGGAAGAAAATGATGAAATATGGTTTGCCAATTCTGGTTGCTGGACTTGCATTTGCCGTTAACGAGCATTTTGATAAAATTCTTTTAGGATATTTACTTCCCGAAAATTTAGCAAAATCTGAAGTTGGAGCCTATTCAGCTTGTTATAAATTAGGATTGTTTATGGTGTTGTTTGCAACGGCTTTTAGATTAGGAATAGAACCTTTCTTTTTCAGTCATGCTAAAAATGAAAATGCGCCTCAGACTTATGCCGTAATTACAAAATACTTTGTTATTCTGGGATCACTAATTTTATTGGGAGTAATTGTTTTTGCAGACGTTTTAAAATATCTTTTGCTTGACAATAAATCATATTGGGAAGCGATGAAAGTTGTTCCATTAATTATTTTGGCAAACTTCTTTTTAGGAATTTATAACAATTTATCGGTTTGGTATAAACTAACCGATAAAACAAAAATTGGAGCATATATTTCGATTGTGGGCGCTATTGTAACATTGGTTTTAAATTATTTTTTGATTCCAAAATATAGTTATTATGGTTCAGCAATTGCAACTATTTCTGCTTACGGAAGTATGATGTTGATTTCTTATATTTTAGGAAACAAATATTATCCAATACCTTATGATATGAATAAGATTGGCGCTTATTTAGGAATTTCAATTGTGTTTTCGGCTATATCTTTTTATGGATTTAGAGAAAATTATTTTGTTGGAATTCCGTTATTTTTAGCCTTTATCTATTTTGTTTATCATAACGAAAAAGAGACAATTAAGGGAATTATGAATAGAAAGTAA
- the dut gene encoding dUTP diphosphatase has product MKIQIINKSQHALPNYETIASAGMDLRANLTEVITLKPLERTIVKTGLFIELPIGYEAQVRPRSGLAAKRGVTVLNSPGTIDADYRGEIGVILVNLSNEEFVIENGERIAQLIIAKHERAEWIEVEELTETSRGEGGFGSTGVK; this is encoded by the coding sequence ATGAAAATACAAATTATCAATAAATCACAGCACGCATTACCAAACTACGAAACAATTGCTTCGGCAGGAATGGATCTTCGTGCCAATTTAACTGAAGTTATTACGTTAAAACCATTAGAAAGAACAATAGTAAAAACCGGACTTTTTATTGAGTTGCCAATTGGTTATGAAGCACAAGTTCGACCAAGAAGCGGATTAGCAGCAAAAAGAGGTGTAACAGTTTTAAATTCTCCAGGAACTATTGATGCAGATTATAGAGGAGAAATAGGTGTAATTTTGGTAAATTTATCAAACGAAGAATTTGTAATCGAAAACGGAGAAAGAATTGCACAATTAATTATTGCCAAACACGAAAGAGCGGAGTGGATAGAAGTTGAAGAACTTACTGAAACATCAAGAGGCGAAGGCGGATTTGGAAGTACCGGAGTGAAATAG
- a CDS encoding sugar phosphate nucleotidyltransferase, which produces MKIIVPMAGRGSRLRPHTLTVPKPLIPVAGKSIVHRLVEDIAKILKEPIEEVAFILGDPAFFGDDLVESLEELAGSLGAKASIYRQDLPLGTGHAIMCAKESLSGPAVIAYADTLIRADFELDPEADAVIWVKQVEQPEAFGVVKLNANNEIIELVEKPKEFVSDLAVIGIYYFKEVGDLKKELQGVLDNNIQNGGEYQINDGIKAMMANGKVFKTGSVDEWMDCGNKDVTVETNSRMLGFLHNDGEHLVDYDVKLDNSTIIPPCYIGENVVLKNTTVGPNVSIGKGCHVTDSVIKNSLVQTFSQIKNANLDNAMIGNHVVYDGKFTSISIGDYSVLE; this is translated from the coding sequence ATGAAAATAATCGTTCCAATGGCAGGTCGAGGATCAAGACTAAGGCCACATACTTTAACAGTTCCTAAACCATTAATTCCTGTTGCAGGAAAATCAATCGTTCATCGTTTAGTCGAAGATATTGCCAAAATATTGAAAGAACCTATCGAAGAAGTTGCTTTTATTTTGGGAGATCCAGCTTTTTTTGGAGATGATCTTGTAGAAAGTTTAGAGGAATTGGCAGGAAGTTTAGGCGCAAAAGCTTCGATTTATCGTCAGGATTTACCATTAGGAACAGGTCACGCGATTATGTGTGCCAAAGAATCTTTATCAGGACCAGCAGTAATTGCTTACGCAGATACTTTAATCAGAGCCGATTTTGAATTAGATCCAGAAGCTGATGCTGTAATCTGGGTAAAACAAGTGGAACAGCCTGAAGCCTTTGGAGTTGTTAAATTAAATGCTAATAATGAAATTATAGAATTGGTTGAAAAACCAAAAGAATTTGTTAGTGATTTAGCAGTTATCGGAATCTATTATTTTAAAGAAGTTGGAGATTTGAAAAAAGAACTTCAAGGCGTTTTGGATAATAATATTCAGAATGGTGGAGAATATCAAATCAATGACGGAATCAAAGCGATGATGGCAAACGGAAAAGTTTTTAAAACCGGAAGCGTTGACGAATGGATGGATTGCGGAAACAAAGATGTTACGGTTGAAACCAATTCAAGAATGTTAGGATTCTTGCATAATGATGGAGAACATTTAGTAGATTATGATGTAAAGCTGGATAATTCGACAATTATTCCGCCTTGTTATATTGGAGAAAATGTAGTGTTGAAAAACACAACTGTTGGACCAAATGTATCTATTGGAAAAGGTTGCCATGTTACAGACAGTGTTATCAAAAACAGTTTAGTTCAGACTTTTTCTCAAATAAAAAATGCAAATCTGGACAATGCAATGATTGGAAATCACGTTGTTTATGATGGGAAATTTACCAGTATAAGTATTGGCGATTATTCGGTTTTAGAATAA
- a CDS encoding tetratricopeptide repeat protein — MIQKGVLAILFFVLLSNPTSVMAQTEPEDIAMVTDEYQDSFYESLKQKGIENYDKAIISLEKCIKLKPNDAVAYFELGKNYLSLKQYGSAQTAFEKATQLDPKNKWYWLGIYDVSYETKNYPLAIETIQKIMVFDEEYKDDLISLYMITNQYDKALLAINEMNDKFGKSEDRDRYKMQILSQGKYQNAEITNLIDQIKKNPKEESNYVNLIFLYSKAEEADKAVEVAKQLAKEIPNSEWGQVSLFKGYLDSNQADKAIKAMNVILSSSKIDTKIKHRTLNEFLIYVNKNPQYAPDLEKAISYFDNDPNVDVAKEIGKFYHSKGQFENAIKYYEKDLKANSDTDRETNLLLLEAYVQAKQFEPMTKRAMTMIEVYPSQSQFYYYAGLGNNKLQQFKNAKTVLEMGLDYVVDDKTLEANFNIQLGEAYNGLGDAKKKEEYFLKANELLKQKK, encoded by the coding sequence ATGATACAAAAAGGAGTTTTAGCAATTTTATTTTTCGTTTTGCTTAGCAATCCAACTTCAGTTATGGCTCAAACCGAACCGGAAGATATTGCTATGGTAACAGATGAATATCAAGACTCTTTTTATGAATCATTAAAACAAAAAGGAATTGAAAATTATGACAAAGCCATTATATCATTAGAGAAATGTATTAAACTGAAACCTAATGATGCTGTAGCTTATTTTGAATTAGGAAAAAATTATTTGTCTCTAAAACAATATGGAAGCGCTCAGACGGCTTTTGAAAAAGCCACTCAATTAGACCCAAAGAATAAATGGTATTGGTTAGGAATTTATGATGTAAGTTATGAAACCAAAAACTATCCTTTGGCAATTGAAACGATTCAGAAAATAATGGTTTTTGATGAAGAATATAAAGATGATTTGATTTCGTTGTATATGATTACCAATCAATATGACAAAGCACTTTTGGCGATTAATGAAATGAATGATAAATTCGGAAAATCAGAAGATCGTGATCGATATAAAATGCAGATTTTATCTCAGGGAAAATATCAAAATGCTGAAATCACGAATCTGATTGATCAAATAAAAAAGAACCCAAAAGAAGAATCGAATTATGTGAATCTGATTTTTCTATATTCAAAAGCAGAAGAAGCAGATAAAGCTGTAGAAGTTGCGAAACAATTGGCAAAGGAAATTCCAAATTCTGAATGGGGACAAGTAAGTTTGTTCAAAGGATATTTGGATTCAAATCAAGCCGACAAAGCAATTAAGGCGATGAATGTTATTTTATCAAGTTCAAAAATTGATACAAAAATTAAACATCGTACCTTAAATGAATTTTTAATTTATGTGAATAAAAATCCGCAATATGCACCGGATTTAGAAAAAGCAATATCTTATTTTGATAATGATCCAAATGTTGATGTTGCAAAAGAAATTGGAAAGTTTTATCATAGTAAAGGTCAATTTGAAAATGCAATTAAATATTATGAAAAAGATTTAAAAGCAAATTCAGATACAGATCGCGAAACCAATTTGCTTTTGCTTGAAGCTTATGTTCAGGCAAAACAATTTGAACCAATGACCAAAAGAGCCATGACTATGATTGAAGTTTATCCGAGTCAATCGCAATTTTATTATTATGCAGGTTTAGGAAACAATAAATTACAACAATTTAAGAACGCAAAAACCGTTCTGGAAATGGGGCTTGATTATGTTGTAGACGATAAAACGCTTGAAGCAAATTTTAATATTCAGCTTGGAGAAGCTTATAATGGTTTGGGAGACGCTAAGAAAAAAGAGGAATACTTTTTGAAGGCAAATGAATTATTGAAACAAAAAAAGTAA
- a CDS encoding DUF4292 domain-containing protein, whose protein sequence is MKKYIAILIMSVFVISCKSKMPAVQNNTGNTEIVPVKEDKKVVEKHYNNKLDFSTLYIKASAKYVDEKQSQNVSAEIKIEKDKQILISVRFLGITMAKALITPTTVSYYEKINSTYYEGDFTSLSEWLGTELNYSKVQNLLVGEALDDLKKGKYTQTIVENLFRLDDEKDAKLKKSFYIDSEKYLLQKEEISQPSENRMLQINYSDSKTFNQGTLPTSIEINALQPKGRTNINLNYNNISFNEELSFPYSVPGGYKKVIIK, encoded by the coding sequence ATGAAAAAATATATTGCAATATTAATAATGTCGGTTTTTGTGATTTCTTGTAAATCAAAAATGCCAGCGGTTCAAAATAATACTGGTAACACCGAAATTGTACCGGTAAAAGAAGATAAAAAAGTAGTAGAAAAACATTATAACAACAAGTTAGATTTTTCGACTTTATACATAAAAGCAAGTGCAAAATATGTTGACGAAAAACAAAGTCAAAATGTTTCGGCCGAAATCAAAATCGAGAAAGACAAACAGATTTTAATAAGCGTTCGTTTTCTGGGAATTACAATGGCAAAAGCTTTGATTACACCAACAACAGTAAGCTATTACGAAAAAATAAACAGTACTTATTACGAAGGTGATTTTACAAGTTTGAGCGAATGGTTAGGAACAGAATTGAATTATTCTAAAGTTCAGAATTTATTGGTTGGAGAAGCTTTAGACGATTTAAAAAAAGGAAAATATACGCAAACAATTGTAGAAAACCTTTTTCGTTTGGACGATGAAAAAGATGCCAAATTGAAAAAATCATTTTATATTGATTCTGAAAAATATTTGTTGCAAAAAGAAGAAATTTCACAACCTTCAGAAAACAGAATGTTGCAAATTAACTATTCTGACAGCAAAACTTTTAATCAGGGAACACTTCCAACAAGTATCGAAATTAACGCGCTTCAGCCAAAGGGAAGAACCAATATTAATTTAAATTATAACAATATTTCGTTTAATGAAGAACTTTCTTTCCCTTATAGCGTGCCTGGAGGTTATAAGAAAGTTATAATTAAGTAA